A portion of the Deinococcus peraridilitoris DSM 19664 genome contains these proteins:
- a CDS encoding LrgB family protein, translating to MTLYAALLALTLLTYALGLTLQRRWRSPLLNPTLTAAALLIPVLLLLGVPYGQYVQATTPLSSLLAPAVVALAVPMYRQRALLARQWRALLLGSALGTLTAVSVGAFTAHLVALERPVALALTTASATSPVALAVAQRLGGAPPLAATLAIVAGLIGAALLPALFDRLGLRSPLARGVAVGSVAHGIGTARMREESELAGAASTLGMGLGALWVTFVSAFLS from the coding sequence ATGACTTTATACGCGGCACTGCTCGCCCTGACCTTGCTCACTTACGCGCTGGGGCTGACACTGCAGCGCCGCTGGCGCTCTCCCCTGCTCAACCCCACCTTGACCGCCGCAGCGCTGCTCATCCCCGTCCTGCTGCTGCTCGGCGTGCCTTATGGGCAGTACGTGCAGGCCACGACACCGCTGAGCAGCCTGCTTGCCCCGGCAGTGGTGGCGCTGGCCGTTCCGATGTACCGGCAGCGTGCCCTGCTCGCCCGGCAGTGGCGCGCACTGCTGCTGGGGAGTGCATTGGGCACCCTCACGGCCGTCTCCGTCGGTGCGTTCACCGCGCACCTCGTGGCGCTGGAAAGGCCGGTGGCCCTGGCACTCACCACGGCGAGCGCCACCTCGCCCGTGGCGCTCGCCGTGGCACAGCGGCTGGGCGGCGCCCCGCCACTCGCGGCCACGCTGGCGATTGTGGCGGGCCTGATTGGCGCCGCGCTGCTTCCAGCCCTCTTCGATCGCCTGGGGTTGCGTTCGCCGCTCGCGCGGGGTGTGGCCGTGGGAAGCGTCGCGCACGGCATCGGCACGGCCCGCATGCGCGAGGAAAGCGAGCTGGCCGGAGCGGCCAGCACCCTTGGCATGGGTCTGGGCGCGCTGTGGGTGACCTTCGTGAGTGCGTTCCTGTCGTGA
- a CDS encoding CidA/LrgA family protein codes for MLPLHQGLVGLGLLFAFTALGEGMARLLHLPLPGSVIGLALLWASLSARVIKLSWIERAADALLSVLGLLFVPAGVGLMAYLDLWRAWPVWFAIVALGVLVGATLSARLASRLEHR; via the coding sequence ATGCTGCCCCTGCATCAAGGACTGGTCGGGCTGGGACTCCTGTTTGCCTTCACGGCGCTGGGTGAGGGCATGGCGCGGCTGCTGCACCTGCCCTTGCCCGGATCGGTCATCGGGCTGGCGTTGCTGTGGGCTTCCCTGAGCGCCCGCGTCATCAAGTTGTCGTGGATCGAGCGGGCCGCCGACGCACTGCTTTCCGTGCTGGGACTGCTGTTCGTGCCAGCAGGCGTGGGGCTGATGGCTTACCTGGACCTCTGGCGGGCCTGGCCGGTGTGGTTTGCCATCGTCGCGCTGGGCGTTCTGGTCGGCGCGACGCTGTCCGCGCGGTTGGCGAGCCGACTGGAGCACCGATGA
- a CDS encoding 5'-methylthioadenosine/adenosylhomocysteine nucleosidase → MSKAAPESARGTIGIIGAMSQETELLCAELQHSDEREVMGFRFYAGQLDGQQVIVTQCGIGKVNAAMGTTALLSQGVSRVIFTGVAGGVHPSLKVGDMVVSTDCLQHDVDVQALGYAAGLIPGEALSWPADGELRKLAVQAARTVEGVGVLEGRVVSGDQFIASPQKAEWLRTTFGAVCAEMEGAAVAQVCARWNVPFVVIRSMSDTADHTANVDYSSFMPVVARRAKQVVREMLRGMAR, encoded by the coding sequence ATGAGCAAGGCAGCCCCAGAATCCGCGCGCGGTACCATCGGCATCATCGGTGCGATGTCCCAAGAAACCGAACTCCTCTGCGCCGAACTGCAGCACAGCGACGAGCGTGAGGTCATGGGCTTTCGTTTTTATGCCGGGCAGCTTGATGGCCAGCAGGTCATCGTCACGCAATGCGGCATCGGCAAGGTCAACGCGGCCATGGGCACGACGGCTTTGTTGTCGCAGGGCGTCTCGCGCGTCATCTTTACCGGTGTGGCCGGCGGGGTGCATCCGTCGCTGAAGGTCGGTGACATGGTCGTCTCGACCGACTGTCTGCAGCACGATGTGGACGTGCAGGCCCTGGGGTATGCGGCCGGCCTGATTCCCGGCGAGGCACTCTCCTGGCCGGCTGACGGCGAACTGCGCAAGTTGGCCGTGCAGGCGGCCCGCACGGTCGAGGGCGTAGGCGTGCTGGAAGGGCGGGTGGTGAGCGGAGACCAGTTCATCGCTTCTCCGCAAAAGGCGGAGTGGCTGCGCACCACGTTCGGCGCCGTCTGTGCCGAAATGGAAGGTGCGGCGGTGGCGCAGGTGTGCGCCCGCTGGAACGTGCCGTTCGTGGTGATTCGCTCTATGAGTGACACGGCCGATCACACTGCCAACGTCGATTATTCCAGCTTCATGCCCGTCGTGGCCCGGCGCGCCAAGCAGGTCGTGCGGGAGATGCTGCGCGGCATGGCCCGCTGA
- a CDS encoding MalY/PatB family protein, giving the protein MPHLFDDVRPEDLRHADSYKWTTHPAEVLPLWVADMDFPVAEEITDALHRRLTRSVGYPQLQGDPALLDLLAARQTARGHPDLPREGMWLLPGVVPGLYASVLGLTGPGEEVLTHTPIYPPFLSAIEDHGRRTRPVPLLQQESGWEIDWGALEDSVTPATRLLLFCSPHNPTGRVWTREELERLGEFALRHRLWVVSDELHADLVLDGEFVSLASLGADIAQRTVTLTGPCKTFNTAGLPIGAAMSANPALIARLQLATRGVMAHPGALSIEMWRAGLTHGERWLGEVLDYLKGNREFLAQELRHNLPEVRFTPPQATYLAWLDFRAFRWSDEAYEFLLREARVGLNNGPTFGPGYQGFLRLNFATSRAVLQEALARIVHAAS; this is encoded by the coding sequence ATGCCGCACCTGTTTGACGATGTGCGCCCCGAGGACCTTCGCCACGCCGATTCGTACAAGTGGACCACCCACCCCGCGGAGGTGCTTCCGCTCTGGGTGGCCGACATGGATTTTCCCGTGGCCGAGGAAATCACCGACGCGCTGCACCGGCGGCTCACGCGCTCGGTCGGTTATCCGCAATTGCAGGGCGACCCCGCGTTGCTCGATCTGCTCGCCGCGCGGCAGACCGCACGCGGTCACCCCGACCTGCCGCGCGAAGGAATGTGGCTGCTGCCGGGCGTCGTTCCGGGACTCTATGCCAGCGTCCTTGGCCTGACCGGCCCTGGCGAAGAAGTGCTGACGCACACGCCCATTTACCCGCCCTTCCTGAGCGCCATCGAAGATCACGGGCGACGGACGCGCCCGGTGCCGCTCCTGCAGCAGGAGAGCGGCTGGGAGATCGACTGGGGCGCTCTGGAGGACAGTGTCACGCCGGCCACCCGGCTGCTGCTCTTCTGCTCGCCGCACAATCCGACGGGCCGCGTCTGGACGCGCGAGGAACTCGAGCGCCTCGGCGAGTTCGCACTCCGTCACCGGTTGTGGGTGGTGTCCGACGAACTGCACGCCGATCTGGTCCTCGATGGAGAGTTTGTTTCCCTGGCGAGCCTTGGTGCAGACATTGCCCAGCGCACGGTCACCCTGACTGGCCCGTGCAAGACTTTCAACACGGCCGGTCTGCCGATTGGAGCCGCGATGAGTGCCAACCCGGCGCTGATTGCGCGGCTGCAACTTGCGACCCGGGGCGTGATGGCGCATCCGGGCGCGCTCTCGATCGAAATGTGGCGGGCTGGCCTCACCCACGGAGAGCGCTGGCTCGGCGAGGTTCTGGATTACCTGAAGGGCAACCGCGAGTTCCTGGCGCAGGAACTGCGCCACAACCTGCCCGAGGTGCGGTTTACGCCACCTCAGGCCACCTACCTGGCCTGGCTGGATTTCCGCGCTTTTCGCTGGAGCGACGAGGCATACGAATTTCTGTTGCGCGAGGCCAGGGTGGGGCTCAACAATGGGCCGACGTTCGGCCCCGGATACCAGGGCTTCCTGCGCCTGAATTTCGCCACCTCGCGCGCCGTGCTGCAAGAGGCCCTCGCCCGCATTGTCCACGCGGCGTCCTGA
- a CDS encoding lysylphosphatidylglycerol synthase transmembrane domain-containing protein, protein MKRSWTLLLNGAVLAGLALAVHRYVNGEDLLALLRTTRPAEAVVVMLLGLVYTLIKGARFVGMAVAVGAPNGAMVMHAYLAAESATVLPGGVAFRAALLAQAGLPVARGSVPVVLSSVVDQGVFALCTLLAALLDPRAHEAVLTAGLVLGLFALVWMFPAARHRLARWLLWLFGQLRIAETFTVFLAGAHAALRAGPLLSAVGLTLVSLVVKVLTLQAALAALGTAAPWLVVFVAVIVPTMLGRLTPVPGGVGVTEAGMVGLLVSGSEVGTEAALAASLLYRVSTVFLPVLLGGLIYFLTWQRAVKMSGQQARG, encoded by the coding sequence ATGAAGCGGTCGTGGACGCTGCTGCTCAACGGAGCCGTTCTGGCTGGGCTGGCGCTGGCCGTTCACCGCTATGTCAACGGTGAGGACCTGCTGGCGCTGTTGCGGACCACCCGGCCCGCCGAGGCAGTGGTCGTCATGCTGCTGGGTCTGGTGTACACGCTGATCAAGGGCGCGCGTTTTGTCGGTATGGCCGTGGCAGTGGGAGCGCCCAACGGCGCTATGGTAATGCACGCGTACCTGGCCGCCGAAAGTGCGACCGTACTGCCCGGCGGCGTGGCCTTCCGGGCTGCCCTGCTGGCTCAGGCGGGACTTCCCGTGGCGCGGGGCAGCGTTCCCGTCGTGCTGTCGAGTGTCGTGGACCAGGGTGTGTTTGCGCTCTGCACACTGCTGGCGGCGCTGCTCGATCCACGCGCGCATGAGGCCGTGCTGACTGCGGGGCTGGTGCTGGGCCTGTTCGCGCTGGTCTGGATGTTTCCCGCGGCCCGCCACCGACTCGCAAGGTGGTTGCTGTGGCTCTTCGGACAGCTGAGGATCGCCGAGACCTTTACCGTCTTCCTTGCCGGCGCGCACGCTGCCCTGCGTGCGGGCCCACTACTCAGCGCCGTGGGGCTGACCCTGGTCTCGCTGGTGGTCAAGGTGCTGACCTTGCAGGCGGCGCTGGCCGCCCTGGGCACGGCGGCGCCCTGGCTTGTGGTGTTCGTAGCCGTGATTGTACCCACCATGCTGGGCCGACTCACTCCCGTACCCGGAGGGGTGGGCGTCACCGAGGCAGGGATGGTCGGCCTGCTGGTATCAGGCAGCGAGGTCGGCACCGAGGCGGCACTGGCAGCCAGCCTGCTCTACCGGGTATCCACCGTATTTCTGCCCGTGCTGCTGGGCGGTCTGATCTACTTTCTGACCTGGCAGCGGGCGGTGAAGATGAGCGGGCAGCAGGCCCGGGGCTGA
- a CDS encoding metal-sensitive transcriptional regulator, with product MPEEARRKAARRLAIARGHLESVRKSLEDPDVYCVDVLKQLKAVQGALQGAAGVVLRGHLESHVATAHERGDEQRIVDELMEVFKYT from the coding sequence ATGCCAGAGGAGGCCCGCAGGAAAGCGGCGCGCCGTCTTGCCATCGCGCGCGGACACCTCGAGAGCGTCCGTAAATCTCTCGAAGACCCCGACGTGTACTGCGTCGATGTCCTCAAGCAACTCAAAGCCGTGCAAGGTGCACTGCAAGGCGCAGCGGGTGTCGTGCTGCGCGGTCACCTCGAATCACACGTCGCCACCGCACACGAACGCGGCGACGAGCAGAGAATCGTCGATGAGCTGATGGAAGTCTTCAAGTACACCTGA
- a CDS encoding CopZ family metallochaperone — MSQIELDITGMTCGHCQAGVTKALKDVPGVQDAQVDLVTGKAIVQGDVEPQQLVSAVVEEGYGAQVASR; from the coding sequence ATGAGTCAAATCGAACTGGACATTACCGGCATGACCTGCGGACACTGCCAGGCTGGCGTGACCAAAGCCCTCAAGGACGTTCCCGGTGTACAGGACGCGCAAGTTGACCTTGTCACCGGCAAAGCCATCGTGCAGGGCGACGTCGAGCCGCAGCAGCTGGTCAGTGCTGTCGTGGAGGAAGGCTACGGCGCCCAGGTAGCCAGCCGCTGA
- a CDS encoding heavy metal translocating P-type ATPase translates to MSKTIELGVQGMTCASCVGRVERGLRKVEGVHDASVNLATERATVTFDPALTSPQALLAKVKDVGYEPVVSSLELGVQGMTCASCVSRVERALKKVDGVLDAGVNLATERATVTYLPSNVSAGQLKAAIKNSGYEVLEQQVGASREDQERLAREHEVTSLRNSVMFSAVFAVPLMLIAMVPMLIPSIETRLMNTYGHEVMTTMNWIMLALAIPVQFGPGLRFYRLGYKSLAHRSPDMNSLVMIGTSAAFFYSLVATVAPDLFPAGTAHVYYEAAAVVITLILLGKYFEALAKGRSSEAMKKLLSLQAKTARVVRGGQELELPTDEVLIGDLISVRPGEKIPVDGEVLQGSSYVDESMITGEPVPVAKNAGAQVVGGTINQNGALQFRATRIGADTALAQIIRLVETAQGSKPPIQGLADKVVSLFVPAVLVIAALTFLTWMLFGGQTALTFAVINTVAVLIIACPCAMGLATPTSIMVGTGKAAELGVLFRNGTALESLQGLNVIAMDKTGTLTKGKPELTDLITTENFDRVTVLKLVAAAENQSEHPIARAIVDAAKADGIAILQPGDFEAVPGFGLEARVEGHLVQVGADRYMRQLKVDLSRFADQAAQLGDEGKSPLYAAIDGRLAAIIAVADPIKEGSLEAVRALHQQGLRVAMITGDHARTARAIARQLGIDDVLAEVLPSGKSDAVKELQGKGHKVGFVGDGINDAPALAQADVGLAIGTGTDVAVETADVILMSGDLRGVPNAFALSRATLRNIKMNLVWAFGYNILLIPVAAGVLYPAFGWLLSPVLAAAAMGFSSVFVLTNALRLRNFQPPVRLDAAPVQTPASAHA, encoded by the coding sequence ATGAGCAAGACCATCGAACTTGGCGTCCAAGGCATGACCTGCGCCAGCTGTGTCGGCAGGGTGGAGCGCGGACTCAGGAAAGTCGAAGGCGTACATGACGCCAGCGTCAATCTGGCCACCGAACGGGCGACTGTGACCTTTGATCCCGCCCTCACCAGCCCACAGGCGCTGCTGGCCAAAGTCAAAGACGTCGGTTACGAGCCTGTCGTCAGCAGCCTGGAACTGGGCGTGCAGGGCATGACCTGCGCCAGTTGCGTCAGCCGGGTCGAACGCGCACTCAAAAAAGTGGACGGCGTCTTGGACGCCGGCGTCAACCTCGCCACCGAACGGGCGACGGTCACGTACCTGCCCAGCAATGTCAGTGCCGGGCAGCTCAAAGCTGCCATCAAGAATTCCGGCTACGAAGTGCTCGAACAGCAAGTTGGTGCCTCCCGCGAAGATCAGGAACGCCTCGCGCGTGAACACGAAGTCACCAGCCTGCGCAACAGCGTGATGTTCAGCGCGGTCTTCGCGGTGCCCCTGATGCTGATCGCCATGGTTCCCATGCTGATTCCCAGCATCGAAACCCGGCTGATGAACACGTACGGACACGAAGTCATGACCACGATGAACTGGATCATGCTGGCCCTTGCCATTCCCGTCCAGTTCGGTCCTGGTCTGCGCTTTTACCGGCTGGGTTACAAGAGCCTCGCGCACCGCAGCCCCGACATGAACAGCCTGGTGATGATCGGTACCAGCGCCGCATTTTTCTACTCGCTCGTGGCCACCGTCGCGCCCGACCTGTTCCCGGCTGGCACCGCCCACGTCTACTACGAAGCGGCAGCGGTGGTCATCACGCTCATCCTGCTCGGCAAGTACTTTGAAGCGCTTGCCAAGGGCAGGAGCAGTGAGGCGATGAAGAAACTGCTGAGCCTGCAGGCCAAAACTGCCCGAGTGGTCCGTGGCGGGCAGGAACTCGAACTGCCAACGGATGAAGTGCTGATTGGCGATCTGATCTCAGTTCGCCCGGGCGAAAAAATTCCGGTGGACGGCGAGGTGCTGCAAGGCAGCTCATATGTGGACGAAAGCATGATCACCGGTGAACCCGTCCCCGTCGCCAAGAACGCCGGTGCGCAGGTCGTGGGCGGTACCATCAACCAGAACGGTGCGCTCCAGTTCCGCGCTACCCGCATTGGCGCGGACACCGCGCTCGCGCAGATCATCAGGCTCGTCGAAACGGCGCAGGGAAGCAAACCGCCCATCCAGGGCCTGGCTGACAAAGTCGTGAGCCTCTTCGTACCGGCCGTGCTGGTGATCGCGGCACTGACTTTCCTGACCTGGATGCTTTTTGGTGGGCAGACCGCGCTGACCTTTGCGGTCATCAACACTGTGGCCGTCCTGATCATCGCCTGCCCCTGCGCCATGGGGCTGGCCACACCGACCAGCATCATGGTTGGTACCGGCAAGGCCGCAGAACTCGGCGTGCTGTTTCGCAACGGCACGGCCCTGGAAAGCTTGCAGGGCCTGAACGTCATCGCAATGGACAAAACCGGCACCCTCACCAAAGGAAAACCCGAACTGACGGACCTGATCACCACCGAGAATTTCGACCGCGTGACCGTCCTGAAACTGGTCGCTGCAGCTGAAAATCAAAGCGAGCATCCCATCGCACGCGCCATCGTGGACGCCGCCAAGGCGGACGGTATTGCCATCCTGCAACCGGGCGACTTTGAAGCGGTTCCCGGTTTTGGCCTGGAGGCCAGAGTCGAAGGTCACCTGGTACAGGTTGGCGCGGACCGCTACATGCGGCAGCTGAAGGTCGACCTCAGCCGCTTCGCTGATCAGGCAGCGCAACTCGGTGACGAAGGCAAATCGCCCCTGTACGCGGCCATCGACGGACGGCTCGCCGCCATCATCGCGGTGGCCGACCCCATCAAGGAGGGCAGCCTGGAAGCGGTCCGCGCCTTGCACCAGCAGGGCCTGCGGGTGGCCATGATCACCGGGGACCACGCTCGCACTGCGCGCGCCATTGCCCGGCAGCTGGGCATCGACGACGTTCTCGCCGAAGTCCTGCCGAGTGGCAAGAGTGACGCCGTGAAGGAGCTGCAAGGCAAAGGTCACAAGGTCGGCTTCGTCGGGGACGGCATCAACGACGCGCCCGCGCTCGCGCAGGCCGACGTGGGCCTCGCCATCGGCACCGGAACGGACGTGGCCGTGGAAACCGCCGACGTCATCCTGATGTCCGGTGACCTGCGCGGCGTACCCAACGCCTTCGCCCTCAGCCGGGCGACCCTGCGCAACATCAAGATGAACCTGGTTTGGGCTTTCGGGTACAACATCTTGCTGATTCCTGTCGCGGCGGGCGTCCTGTACCCTGCCTTCGGCTGGTTGCTGAGTCCGGTGCTCGCCGCCGCCGCGATGGGCTTCTCCAGTGTCTTCGTGCTCACCAACGCCCTGCGTTTACGGAATTTTCAGCCGCCCGTTCGTCTGGACGCCGCACCCGTCCAGACACCAGCCTCAGCCCACGCGTAA
- the cysK gene encoding cysteine synthase A — MIERHIGHTPMVELTRVVESGMAQVFVKLEGQNPGGSIKDRTALGMIEDAEARGLIKPGDTIVEPTSGNTGIGLAQVAASKGYKLILCMPAQMSEERKRTLQAYGARLILTDPERRMLAAIEEARKIADDTGAWMPNQFANPANPATHERTTGAELWQQMHGQVDAFVYGSGTGGTITGVGRFLKRHRADVQIVAVEPARSNVLSGGERGEHGFQGMGPGFIPENLDRSVIDRVIQVWEEDAFPLARRLAREEGVFVGMSSGGILWAALQVARDLGPGKRVATIACDSGARYLTTALYSESGDTPSGYLPYSRERHEQHPER, encoded by the coding sequence ATGATTGAAAGGCATATCGGCCATACGCCCATGGTGGAACTGACCCGCGTGGTGGAAAGCGGCATGGCACAAGTCTTTGTCAAACTCGAGGGGCAGAATCCGGGCGGATCGATCAAGGACCGCACGGCCCTCGGCATGATCGAGGACGCCGAAGCCCGCGGTCTGATCAAGCCCGGTGATACCATTGTCGAACCGACTTCGGGCAATACGGGGATCGGCCTTGCCCAGGTGGCAGCGTCCAAAGGGTACAAACTGATTCTGTGTATGCCCGCGCAGATGAGCGAGGAACGCAAACGGACGCTGCAAGCGTACGGCGCCCGGCTGATCCTGACCGATCCGGAGCGACGCATGCTCGCGGCCATCGAGGAAGCCCGGAAGATCGCCGACGACACGGGCGCCTGGATGCCCAACCAGTTCGCTAACCCGGCGAACCCGGCCACCCACGAGCGCACGACCGGCGCGGAGTTGTGGCAGCAGATGCACGGACAGGTGGACGCCTTCGTGTACGGCAGCGGAACGGGAGGCACCATCACGGGCGTGGGGCGTTTTCTCAAGCGCCACCGGGCGGACGTACAGATCGTGGCCGTCGAACCGGCACGCAGCAACGTTCTCTCGGGCGGCGAGCGAGGAGAGCACGGTTTTCAGGGTATGGGGCCCGGTTTTATTCCCGAGAATCTTGACCGGAGTGTCATCGACCGGGTGATTCAGGTATGGGAAGAAGACGCTTTTCCGTTGGCCCGGCGCCTCGCGCGTGAAGAGGGCGTCTTCGTGGGCATGTCCTCAGGCGGAATTCTGTGGGCCGCCCTGCAGGTCGCGCGCGACCTGGGCCCGGGAAAACGGGTGGCCACCATCGCTTGTGACAGCGGCGCCCGTTACCTCACCACAGCGCTGTACAGCGAAAGCGGCGACACGCCCAGCGGCTATCTGCCCTACTCGCGTGAGCGACATGAACAACACCCAGAGCGCTGA
- a CDS encoding metallophosphoesterase family protein, with translation MVRLAIIADVHGNKPALDAVLADVRLVGADRLIVNGDVVNRGPDGVAVMEDLLAQGAQFTLGNHDALMNLWHDRDPEIPTEWFHDPFFASFSWCANELSRAGLLQEFTRWPMTLRVDVPGAPSVVVAHGTPDHYREGIGRRMSEARMGQLLDESAADVLVGSHTHVPGEWRLGSKLLINTGAVGAPFNRDARAQYLLLRLQGDCWQPEIRFVPYDLSAVLRNYEESGLLSHGGLSAHIFREELPAAYPIYARFWEWVEGENRAKDWNAWREFERIVLPQYGLTPVG, from the coding sequence ATGGTGCGCCTTGCCATCATCGCCGACGTTCATGGCAACAAGCCGGCCCTCGATGCCGTTCTGGCCGATGTCCGACTTGTCGGGGCCGACCGGCTGATCGTGAACGGTGATGTGGTCAACCGCGGGCCCGACGGGGTGGCGGTCATGGAAGACCTGCTGGCCCAGGGGGCCCAGTTCACCCTGGGCAACCACGACGCACTGATGAACCTCTGGCACGACCGCGACCCTGAAATTCCCACCGAGTGGTTTCACGATCCTTTTTTCGCTTCGTTCAGCTGGTGTGCAAACGAACTGAGTCGGGCGGGTCTGCTCCAGGAGTTCACCCGCTGGCCCATGACGCTGCGCGTTGACGTGCCAGGCGCGCCCAGCGTGGTGGTGGCCCACGGCACGCCCGACCATTACCGCGAAGGTATCGGGCGGCGCATGAGCGAGGCGCGCATGGGGCAGCTGCTCGACGAGTCCGCCGCCGACGTCCTGGTGGGCTCGCACACCCATGTTCCCGGCGAGTGGCGCCTGGGAAGCAAGCTGCTGATCAATACGGGCGCGGTTGGCGCGCCCTTCAACCGTGACGCGCGTGCGCAGTACCTGTTGCTTCGCCTGCAAGGAGACTGCTGGCAGCCTGAAATCCGCTTCGTTCCTTACGACCTGAGCGCCGTGCTGCGCAACTACGAGGAAAGTGGCCTGCTTTCGCACGGTGGACTCAGCGCCCACATCTTCCGCGAGGAACTGCCCGCGGCGTATCCGATTTACGCCCGCTTCTGGGAATGGGTGGAAGGCGAAAACCGGGCCAAGGACTGGAATGCCTGGCGGGAATTCGAACGAATCGTGCTGCCGCAGTACGGCCTGACGCCCGTAGGTTGA
- the hflX gene encoding GTPase HflX produces the protein MAGSVWAKLHQSYGVSALKRVRWRNYFPVRPSLQASSGTQSFFAGGTTIEKVHGNTSGLKSGQLKQLSNLYRRRLAPGTLTSPELARNLSELSHELRREVSVLIDRRGRVLSVSVADAKGTELPPVRVGETRLAGFHLLHTHPKGGALSKGDLSTLFLNRLDAVAAIEVRPDGLPGNVHFAHLTPPGTTGEEEDWRVYPPQSAYTVEDFDLGAQVSALEEEIARSRRLREARKDRERALLVQIDSGAFDAEERLEELTELAHTAGAEVVYKELVFRRHLKPGTLVGAGKLEELTSRAYHLDADLLVFGQELSPAQAREIEEATGLKVLDRTQLILDIFALHAQGVESRLQVELAQLRYMKPRLLGQGTRLSRIGASGGSAAGGAIGTRGPGETKLEMDRRRINDRIAFLEKQLTEVAVRREERRKSRARNDVPVISIVGYTNAGKSTLLNAFTHAAEEPRKVLAENKLFATLRPTSRQGFIDGVGPVVFTDTVGFIRDLPTDLQRAFRSTLEEIGDADVLLHVVDVATPGADTRHGAVERILRDLGIQELPSVVALNKADAADREVIERERDRLGGVAVSAAQNTGLDDLKVALHEALRPYVEVPALNLPGLPAD, from the coding sequence ATGGCAGGTTCTGTCTGGGCGAAACTTCACCAAAGTTACGGCGTTTCGGCACTGAAGCGAGTAAGGTGGAGGAACTACTTCCCCGTCCGCCCTTCGTTACAAGCTTCATCAGGAACGCAAAGCTTCTTTGCGGGAGGAACGACCATCGAGAAAGTCCACGGAAATACCAGCGGCCTGAAGAGCGGCCAACTGAAACAACTCTCCAACCTGTACCGCCGCCGCCTGGCGCCCGGCACGCTTACCTCACCGGAACTGGCGCGCAACCTCAGCGAGCTCTCGCACGAGTTGCGCCGCGAGGTGAGCGTACTGATCGACCGCCGTGGGCGTGTCCTCTCGGTCAGCGTGGCCGACGCCAAAGGTACCGAACTTCCGCCCGTGCGCGTGGGCGAAACGCGCCTGGCGGGCTTTCACCTGCTGCACACCCACCCCAAGGGCGGCGCGCTCAGCAAGGGTGACCTGTCGACCCTCTTCCTCAATCGGCTCGACGCGGTGGCAGCCATCGAGGTGCGCCCAGACGGTCTGCCCGGCAACGTGCACTTCGCGCACCTGACCCCGCCCGGAACCACGGGAGAGGAAGAAGACTGGCGCGTGTACCCGCCCCAGAGCGCCTACACCGTCGAGGACTTCGATCTGGGCGCGCAGGTTTCGGCGCTCGAGGAAGAAATTGCGCGCTCGCGACGTCTGCGTGAAGCCCGAAAAGACCGTGAACGCGCCTTGCTGGTGCAGATCGATTCGGGCGCTTTCGACGCCGAGGAGCGGCTGGAGGAGCTGACGGAACTGGCCCACACCGCCGGGGCCGAAGTGGTCTACAAGGAACTGGTGTTCCGGCGACACCTCAAACCTGGAACGCTGGTGGGGGCGGGCAAGCTCGAGGAGCTCACCTCACGTGCCTACCACCTCGATGCGGACCTGCTGGTCTTCGGGCAGGAACTCTCCCCTGCCCAGGCACGCGAAATCGAGGAAGCGACCGGGCTGAAAGTGCTCGACCGTACCCAGCTGATTCTGGACATCTTCGCCCTGCACGCACAGGGTGTGGAATCGCGCCTGCAAGTCGAACTGGCGCAACTGCGCTACATGAAGCCGCGCCTGCTCGGTCAGGGCACGCGCCTGTCACGCATCGGCGCTTCAGGCGGCAGCGCGGCGGGCGGCGCCATCGGGACACGCGGACCGGGCGAAACCAAGCTGGAGATGGATCGCCGGCGCATCAACGACCGCATTGCCTTTCTGGAAAAGCAACTCACCGAAGTGGCCGTGCGGCGCGAAGAGCGTCGCAAGAGCCGCGCACGCAACGACGTGCCGGTCATCTCGATCGTCGGGTACACCAACGCGGGTAAGAGCACGCTGCTCAACGCTTTCACTCACGCCGCCGAGGAACCACGCAAGGTACTGGCCGAAAACAAGCTCTTCGCCACGCTGCGTCCCACCTCACGTCAGGGATTCATTGATGGTGTCGGTCCGGTGGTATTCACGGACACCGTGGGCTTCATCCGTGATCTACCCACCGATTTGCAACGCGCTTTCCGCTCCACCCTCGAGGAAATCGGCGACGCCGACGTCCTGCTGCACGTCGTGGACGTCGCCACTCCCGGTGCGGACACCCGACACGGCGCAGTCGAGCGTATCCTGCGCGATCTGGGCATTCAGGAACTCCCCAGCGTGGTTGCACTGAACAAGGCGGACGCGGCCGACCGGGAAGTGATCGAGCGTGAACGAGACCGGCTGGGCGGCGTGGCTGTCAGTGCCGCTCAAAATACCGGTCTTGACGACCTCAAGGTGGCCCTTCACGAGGCGTTGCGTCCGTATGTGGAAGTCCCGGCGCTCAACCTGCCCGGCCTGCCCGCCGACTGA